In Nitrospira sp., one genomic interval encodes:
- the treZ gene encoding malto-oligosyltrehalose trehalohydrolase has protein sequence MTETGGAGTAAAQRQRGVTLGATVERDAVRFRCWAPERTLVEVLLEEGRSGYPLKRDQQGYWSGRVQGARAGMTYRYRLDGGEAYPDPCSRFQPTGPHGPSLIVDPGAYRWQDEGWQGVTMRGQVIYELHVGTFTPEGTFDAAVAQLNVLKDLGITVVEVMPVGEFPGRWNWGYDGVGLYAPAHVYGDAEALKRFVDAAHRLGLGVILDVVYNHLGPDGNYLSAFTDRYFTDRYPNEWGQAINFDGPGSSGVRDFFIQNACYWVDEFHLDGLRLDAVHALHDASPRHVLADLSKAARQAAGARSVILVAECEAQWVHTIQPIEQGGWGLDGVWCEDFHHTARVAATGRREGYYADYRGTAQELLSCMKRSFLFQGQRYHWQGKPRGTVVGNEPAAGFVFFLQNHDQVANQLHGDRLHEKTSPGLVRVLTALLLLSPQTPLLFMGQEFGASSPFLFFADFPPGELAQAIHRGRKAFLAQFRSAASSGAQATIPDPCDPRVFERSKLDLSERERHRIWYDLHRDLLRLRREDPVITQQARELIDGAVIGPDAFIVRYFGPAGDDRLLLLNLGADYDYRPAPEPLLAPPVGRSWYLRWSSDEPRYGGPGVVGPLSEEGWRLPAESAVLYAAEPVQSSPDSREG, from the coding sequence ATGACGGAAACAGGGGGGGCGGGAACCGCCGCGGCGCAGCGTCAGCGAGGAGTAACGCTCGGGGCCACCGTGGAGCGCGATGCCGTGCGGTTTCGTTGTTGGGCGCCTGAACGGACCCTGGTCGAAGTCCTGTTGGAGGAGGGGCGGAGTGGCTATCCGTTGAAACGTGATCAACAGGGTTATTGGTCCGGGAGGGTCCAGGGGGCGAGGGCCGGTATGACCTACCGGTATCGCCTCGATGGTGGCGAGGCCTATCCCGATCCCTGTTCCCGCTTCCAACCGACCGGTCCCCATGGTCCATCGCTGATCGTCGATCCAGGGGCCTACCGCTGGCAGGACGAGGGCTGGCAGGGCGTGACCATGCGAGGGCAGGTGATCTACGAACTCCATGTGGGCACCTTTACGCCGGAAGGCACCTTCGATGCCGCCGTCGCGCAACTCAACGTCTTGAAGGACCTCGGCATCACCGTCGTCGAAGTGATGCCAGTGGGCGAATTTCCGGGCCGATGGAACTGGGGGTATGACGGCGTCGGACTCTATGCCCCTGCTCACGTCTACGGGGATGCGGAGGCGCTCAAGCGGTTCGTGGACGCGGCGCATCGGCTGGGGCTCGGCGTCATCCTGGACGTGGTCTACAACCATCTGGGCCCTGACGGGAACTACTTGTCGGCGTTCACCGACCGATACTTCACCGATCGCTATCCGAACGAATGGGGCCAAGCCATCAACTTCGATGGGCCGGGGTCGTCCGGCGTGCGCGACTTCTTCATCCAGAACGCCTGTTATTGGGTGGACGAATTTCATCTCGACGGGTTGCGGCTGGATGCCGTGCATGCGCTGCACGATGCCAGTCCACGGCATGTGTTGGCCGACCTGTCCAAGGCCGCAAGGCAGGCGGCGGGAGCCAGGTCGGTCATCTTGGTCGCCGAGTGCGAGGCGCAGTGGGTCCATACCATCCAGCCGATCGAGCAGGGCGGGTGGGGACTGGACGGTGTGTGGTGCGAGGACTTCCACCATACGGCGCGAGTCGCGGCGACCGGCCGCCGCGAAGGGTATTACGCCGACTACCGGGGCACCGCGCAGGAATTGCTCTCCTGCATGAAACGGTCGTTTCTCTTCCAAGGGCAGCGGTACCACTGGCAGGGCAAGCCTCGGGGCACGGTCGTGGGAAACGAACCGGCAGCCGGATTCGTATTTTTCCTCCAAAACCATGACCAGGTGGCCAATCAGCTGCACGGGGACCGACTCCATGAGAAAACGAGTCCCGGCCTCGTCCGCGTCTTGACGGCATTGTTGCTCCTCTCGCCGCAGACGCCGCTCCTGTTCATGGGGCAGGAGTTCGGCGCCTCCTCGCCCTTTCTCTTCTTCGCCGATTTTCCGCCCGGCGAGTTGGCGCAAGCCATTCATCGAGGCAGGAAGGCGTTCTTGGCGCAGTTTCGGAGCGCGGCGTCGAGCGGGGCCCAAGCGACCATTCCCGATCCCTGCGATCCGCGTGTGTTCGAGCGGTCGAAGCTGGATCTGTCGGAGCGGGAGCGCCACCGGATCTGGTACGACTTGCATCGTGATCTTCTGCGGCTGCGGCGCGAGGATCCCGTCATCACCCAGCAGGCGCGCGAGCTGATCGATGGAGCAGTCATCGGACCTGATGCCTTCATCGTAAGGTACTTCGGGCCGGCGGGGGATGACAGGCTCTTGCTCCTGAATCTTGGAGCCGATTACGACTATCGACCGGCCCCCGAGCCCCTGCTGGCCCCGCCGGTGGGACGCTCATGGTACCTGCGCTGGTCCAGCGATGAGCCCCGATATGGAGGGCCTGGTGTCGTCGGCCCCTTGAGCGAAGAGGGGTGGCGGCTCCCAGCCGAATCGGCCGTGCTGTATGCGGCCGAACCGGTTCAATCGTCGCCTGATTCGAGAGAGGGATGA
- a CDS encoding endonuclease/exonuclease/phosphatase family protein, with product MCLRVASYNIHRGIGRDGRYEPERILRVLEEMAADIVALQEVDLPGTETATILPWLAGKLNMAGVEGPVWLRDGREYGNALLSRFPVEQVRHWDLSVGWHEPRGALDVDVRYRGRSIHVVSTHLGLWPHERPLQAKRLLELLAVDRRELTVLMGDLNEWHMWGRVLRALYAVFGVPPAPPTFPARWPLLALDRIWVAPPTALLGVEAHRSEASRVASDHLPVKAELRLRADRWTGASQEARRSPVTATS from the coding sequence CTGTGCCTGCGCGTGGCCTCGTACAACATCCATCGGGGAATCGGCAGGGACGGGCGGTATGAGCCGGAACGGATTCTCCGCGTGCTCGAGGAGATGGCGGCGGACATCGTGGCCCTGCAGGAGGTCGATCTGCCGGGAACCGAGACCGCTACGATTCTGCCCTGGCTGGCCGGGAAACTGAACATGGCGGGGGTGGAGGGGCCGGTTTGGTTGCGCGACGGGCGGGAATATGGCAATGCGCTGCTCTCTCGTTTTCCGGTCGAGCAGGTCCGCCATTGGGACCTCTCCGTCGGATGGCACGAACCGCGCGGAGCATTGGATGTGGATGTGCGATACCGCGGCCGTTCGATCCATGTCGTGAGTACGCACCTGGGGTTGTGGCCTCACGAACGCCCCCTGCAGGCCAAGCGTCTGCTGGAACTGCTGGCGGTGGATCGGCGAGAACTGACAGTGCTGATGGGCGACTTGAACGAGTGGCACATGTGGGGGCGGGTGCTACGAGCCCTCTATGCCGTGTTCGGCGTGCCCCCTGCGCCCCCGACCTTTCCGGCGCGCTGGCCTCTGCTGGCGCTGGATCGAATTTGGGTTGCGCCTCCGACGGCCCTACTCGGCGTGGAAGCCCACCGGAGCGAGGCGAGTCGTGTCGCCTCCGACCACTTACCCGTGAAGGCTGAGCTTCGGCTGCGGGCGGACCGATGGACGGGAGCCTCCCAGGAGGCACGTCGCTCGCCCGTTACAGCGACGAGCTGA
- a CDS encoding FAD-dependent oxidoreductase, translating to MDKGSSASRSLWMSTPMPTWPPLGTGLHTDVCIVGAGIAGLTTAYCLLRERRRVVVLDDGPPGGGMTERTTAHLSNMPEKGFVELERLHGRSGARRAVESHRAAIDRIEAICRQEQIACDFLRLHGYLFAGKGQGLEVLDEEREAARRAGLMAVERLPQAPKAAASLGPCLRIPNQAQFHPMKYLAGLVEAVRRDGGRLVKGHVTRVTDGVQPQIETREGCFVTADAVVVATNTPINNLVSIHTKQAPYTSYVVGARIPAEAVEAALYWDTLDPYHYVRLHRSSNDGAPLLIVGGEDHKTGQADDSEQRYARLEAWGREHFPMMGTVEYRWSGQVMESIDGLGFIGRNPSDSGSVYIATGDCGMGMTHGTIAGMLITDLVVGRPSPWASLYNPARRTAVAVGEYVQESLNMAAQYADWVTGGDVPHEKEIPPESGAVLRRGLSKLAVYRDAQGALHRCSAVCPHLSCIVAWNHSEKTWDCPCHGSHFDRFGTVINGPAHENLEPVKEE from the coding sequence ATGGACAAGGGGTCAAGCGCAAGCCGTTCCCTATGGATGTCGACGCCCATGCCGACCTGGCCGCCTCTCGGCACCGGCCTGCATACCGACGTGTGCATCGTCGGAGCCGGCATCGCGGGCTTAACCACGGCCTACTGCCTCCTGCGCGAAAGACGGCGAGTGGTCGTCCTGGATGACGGCCCCCCCGGTGGCGGCATGACCGAACGAACGACAGCACACCTGTCGAACATGCCCGAGAAGGGGTTTGTCGAACTCGAGCGCCTGCACGGACGCTCGGGTGCGCGCCGCGCCGTCGAGAGTCATCGGGCGGCGATCGATCGTATTGAGGCGATTTGCCGGCAAGAACAGATCGCTTGCGATTTTTTGCGACTACACGGGTACCTCTTCGCGGGGAAGGGACAGGGCCTGGAGGTCTTGGACGAGGAACGGGAGGCTGCTCGGCGCGCAGGACTCATGGCGGTCGAGCGGCTTCCCCAGGCGCCGAAGGCCGCGGCTTCGTTGGGGCCCTGCCTCCGTATTCCCAACCAAGCCCAATTCCACCCTATGAAGTACCTGGCGGGCTTGGTCGAGGCGGTCCGACGAGACGGAGGACGGCTGGTCAAGGGGCATGTCACCCGAGTGACGGACGGAGTCCAGCCCCAGATCGAAACCCGCGAGGGCTGCTTCGTGACGGCGGATGCGGTGGTTGTCGCCACCAACACACCGATCAACAACCTGGTGAGCATCCATACGAAACAGGCACCCTACACCAGCTATGTCGTCGGGGCCCGAATTCCGGCCGAGGCCGTCGAGGCCGCGCTGTACTGGGATACCCTCGATCCCTACCATTACGTGCGGCTGCACCGCTCGTCGAACGACGGCGCTCCCCTCCTCATCGTCGGCGGAGAAGACCACAAGACCGGGCAAGCCGACGACAGCGAACAGCGGTATGCCAGGCTGGAGGCCTGGGGGCGCGAACATTTCCCCATGATGGGAACGGTCGAGTATCGGTGGTCCGGTCAGGTGATGGAATCGATCGATGGGCTGGGCTTTATCGGCCGGAATCCGAGCGATTCCGGAAGCGTGTACATCGCCACGGGTGATTGCGGCATGGGCATGACGCATGGCACGATCGCCGGCATGCTGATCACCGACCTCGTGGTGGGCCGCCCCTCCCCTTGGGCCTCGCTGTACAATCCGGCTCGTCGAACGGCAGTGGCTGTCGGCGAATACGTCCAGGAATCGCTGAACATGGCCGCCCAATATGCAGATTGGGTGACCGGCGGCGACGTCCCCCATGAAAAAGAGATTCCGCCGGAGAGCGGCGCGGTGCTGCGAAGGGGATTGTCCAAGCTCGCCGTCTATCGAGACGCACAAGGCGCCCTGCACCGTTGTTCCGCCGTCTGCCCGCATCTCAGTTGCATCGTGGCCTGGAACCACAGCGAAAAGACCTGGGATTGCCCTTGCCACGGATCGCACTTCGATCGATTCGGCACCGTCATCAATGGTCCCGCACACGAGAATTTGGAACCGGTCAAAGAGGAGTAA
- a CDS encoding Ku protein — protein sequence MERPLWRGSISFGLVNIPVLLYSAEDHNRFDLTLLDRRDMKPVGFKRYNKTTGKEVGWDQIVKGYEYDKDRYVVLTDEDFRRANVEATQTVDIVSFIKAGDIAPASFETPYYLVPDKRGEKGYALLRETLKKTGKVAIATVVIRTRQSLAALIPWEGVLLLNTLRYAHEIRPVKDLDLPAKRVKGGGVTAREVDMATRLVEDMSESWRPERYKDTYHDDLMRLINKRIKAGRTAVVTRPSAGGLASKSSKGKVVDLMALLKQSVRHAGKTKRASASQDRQLRRKSA from the coding sequence ATGGAACGGCCTCTCTGGCGAGGATCGATCAGCTTCGGCCTGGTCAACATCCCCGTCCTGCTGTACTCGGCGGAAGACCACAACAGGTTTGACCTCACCCTCTTGGATCGGCGCGATATGAAACCGGTGGGATTCAAGCGGTACAACAAGACCACCGGGAAGGAGGTGGGGTGGGACCAGATCGTCAAGGGCTACGAGTATGACAAGGATCGGTATGTGGTCCTGACCGACGAGGACTTTCGTCGGGCGAATGTCGAGGCCACGCAGACGGTCGACATTGTGAGTTTCATCAAGGCAGGGGACATCGCGCCCGCTTCCTTCGAGACGCCCTATTACCTGGTGCCGGACAAGCGCGGCGAGAAAGGTTATGCCTTGCTGCGGGAAACGCTGAAGAAGACCGGCAAGGTTGCGATCGCGACGGTGGTGATCCGGACTAGACAGTCTCTTGCCGCGCTGATCCCCTGGGAGGGGGTGCTGCTGTTGAATACGTTGCGCTATGCGCATGAAATCAGGCCGGTCAAGGATCTGGATCTTCCCGCCAAGAGGGTGAAGGGCGGGGGCGTGACGGCCCGCGAGGTGGATATGGCGACCAGGCTTGTCGAGGACATGTCGGAGTCGTGGAGGCCGGAGCGCTACAAAGACACCTATCACGACGACCTCATGCGCCTGATCAACAAGCGCATCAAGGCGGGCCGCACCGCAGTGGTGACGAGGCCGTCCGCTGGGGGCCTGGCTTCCAAGTCGAGCAAGGGCAAGGTTGTCGATCTCATGGCGCTCCTGAAACAAAGCGTCCGGCACGCCGGGAAAACGAAGCGGGCTTCTGCCTCCCAGGATCGACAGCTCCGTCGAAAAAGCGCATAA